The genomic interval ACTAACAATCAAAGATTGTTGTCATACTTTGGAATTAACGTTGACATATTGTCATTCAGTTTTCAATGTTCATTTTTTAAATAATAATGGTGGAGACTAGCGGGATCGAACCGCTGACCTCCTGCGTGCAAAGCAGGCGCTCTCCCAGCTGAGCTAAGCCCCCATATTTAAGTAAGTCGGGAAGACAGGATTCGAACCTGCGACCCCTTGGTCCCAAACCAAGTGCTCTACCAAGCTGAGCTACTTCCCGTATATTTAAAACGCGCCCGAGAGGAGTCGAACCCCTAACCTTTTGATCCGTAGTCAAACGCTCTATCCAATTGAGCTACGGGCGCAAATTGTAAAAAATTAAATGGTGCCGAGGACCGGAATCGAACCGGTACGGTAATCACTTACCGCAGGATTTTAAGTCCTGTGCGTCTGCCAGTTCCGCCACCCCGGCATTTAATCTTTCCAATGGAGCGAAAGACGGGATTCGAACCCGCGACCCCAACCTTGGCAAGGTTGTATTCTACCACTGAACTACTTTCGCAAATATTAAAATAAATGGTGAGCCATAGAGGATTCGAACCTCTGACCCTTTGATTAAAAGTCAAATGCTCTACCAACTGAGCTAATGGCTCAAAAAAAATGGTGCCGGAAAAAGGACTTGAACCCTCAACCTACTGATTACAAGTCAGTTGCTCTACCAGTTGAGCTATTCCGGCATAATATTAAATGGTGGAGGATGACGGGCTCGAACCGCCGACCCTCTGCTTGTAAGGCAGATGCTCTCCCAGCTGAGCTAATCCTCCTGGGTATATATTGCCCGGCAACGTCCTACTCTCGCGGATCGTAAGACCAACTACCATCGGCGCTAGAGAGCTTAACTTCTGTGTTCGGTATGGGAACAGGTGTGACCTCTCTGCCATCGTCACCAGACAAATTTTCAACACTTAATTAAGTATAACAGTTTCGAAAATATTTTCAATAGTAAATTTTACACTGCGTTCATGAACTTTACAATTGATTCAATTTCTTAATGCCACTCGTTTCAAGCGACTTTTATATCTTACAAAATACTCATATTAAAGTCAACACTTTTTCGATACTTTTTTGTTTATTTTTAAAGTTTTATTTTTCTGATAAATATTTTTATATATAAAAACGCTAAAACCCTTTGTTTACAAGGATTTTAGCGTTTTGCGATTATTTATTTCTCATGTATGGGAATAGTAATACATCACGGATTGATGCACTATCTGTAAGTAACATCACTAAACGGTCGATACCAATACCGAGTCCACCTGTTGGCGGCATACCGTATTCTAATGCTTCGATGTAATCTTCATCCATCTCATGCGCTTCGTCGTTTCCTTGCGCTTTCTCTTCCATCTGCGCTAAGAAACGTTGCTTTTGATCGATTGGATCGTTCAGCTCAGTAAATGCATTTGCATGTTCGCGACGCACGATAAACAATTCAAATCGGTCAGTAAAGCGTTTATCTTCCGGATTTTGTTTTGCTAGTGGTGAAACTTCTACCGGATGCCCGTATATAAATGTCGGTTGTACTAAATGTTCTTCCACTTTTTGTTCAAAGAATTCATTTAATACGTGTCCATATTTCATGTTAGGCTTCACTTCTACACCATGCTCTTTTGCAAGTGCATGTGCTTCTTCGTCTGTATTTACATTATAGAAATCAACACCTGTAAATTCCTTTACAGCATCAACCATGTGCCATCTACGCCATTTTGGTGCAAGGTGAATCTCTTCACCATCATATGTTACTGTTGTAGATCCAGTTACTTTTTCTGCAATGTAAGCGACCATCTCTTCAGTTAAATCCATAATATCGTTATAGTCAGCATACGCTTCATATAGTTCAATCATTGTAAATTCTGGATTGTGACGTGTTGAAATTCCTTCGTTACGGAAAACGCGTCCAATCTCATAAACTTTCTCTAATCCACCAACGATTAATCGTTTTAAGTGTAATTCAATC from Macrococcus armenti carries:
- the lysS gene encoding lysine--tRNA ligase yields the protein MTEELNDQMLVRRQKMQDLLDLGIDPFGQKFERTATSKSLKEDWDAFSKEELHDKEAESHVSIAGRIMTKRGKGKAGFAHVKDLEGQIQIYVRKDAVGDEQFDLWNSADLGDIVGIEGVMFKTNTGELSVKATSFTMLAKALRPLPDKFHGLQDVEQRYRQRYLDLITSDESTQTFITRSKIIQEMRSYLNAKGFLEVETPMMHTIAGGAAARPFVTHHNALDMELYMRIAIELHLKRLIVGGLEKVYEIGRVFRNEGISTRHNPEFTMIELYEAYADYNDIMDLTEEMVAYIAEKVTGSTTVTYDGEEIHLAPKWRRWHMVDAVKEFTGVDFYNVNTDEEAHALAKEHGVEVKPNMKYGHVLNEFFEQKVEEHLVQPTFIYGHPVEVSPLAKQNPEDKRFTDRFELFIVRREHANAFTELNDPIDQKQRFLAQMEEKAQGNDEAHEMDEDYIEALEYGMPPTGGLGIGIDRLVMLLTDSASIRDVLLFPYMRNK